The Candidatus Limnocylindrales bacterium genome includes the window AAAGTTTATTGTAGATACGGGAGCGACCTACACGGTTATTTCTTCTGCCACGGCCAGAGAGTTAGGTATAACCCCTTCCCCTTCTACAGTAAAGACAACCTTACAGACGGCTAATGGCAAAGTGACCGTACCTCTTATTAAAGTTAACTCAATCAAGGTAGGAGAGTTAGAAGTTCGCAATGTCGAAACGGCTCTTCATGATGGGTTAGATCCTTCAAACGAGGTCGACGGGCTTTTAGGATTAAGTTTTTTGAATAAATTTCGGGTCACAGTGGATTCTTCCCAGGGGCATTTAATCCTGGAAAGGAATTCAGACCGTTCACCGGAAAGTATTACAGGGAGCGAGGAAGATTGTGTTACGGCCAGAGAAATGATTCAAAAGGGGCGAACCCTCAACAACGGTTCCGATGAAGAAGCTTCTTTTTATAAAAAAGCCCTTGAACTTTGCAAACAGGCGGTTGAAGCCCATTATTATCTCGGGGTTGTTTATTTCAAGCAAAAAAAATACCCCAGTGCCCTTATCGAGGCACAGGAGCTTTTGAAAACCAATTCCTATTTACCGGAAGCTCGCTATATGCTGGCCGTTATTTATACCGCTCAGGGAAATTACCAACAGGCTGAAATCGAATTAAGACGAGTCTTGGAATTAGATCCTAACCATGAAAATGCCAGGAATCTGCTGGGTCAAATCCTCGTGCATAAATAAAGTGTGAGAGCCCAGGGTACGGGAGAAAAGCACTCTGTTTCCTAATTTTTAATTTCCCTACACCCACATTCCCTGGCTCCCCCCCTTCCCCTTCCTGTCTGACCCATCGAGATCGTAGCGTCTAAAGCACGCTATCCTCACATATCCATTTTTATTCCCTCAGCAGGTTTTCCGCGATAATCACCCGTTGAATCTGATTGGTACCTTCATAGATCTGGGTAATTTTAGCATCTCGCATTAATCGTTCCACCGGGTACTCTCGACTATACCCATAACCCCCAAAAATCTGAACCGCATCGATAGTTACTTCCATAGCTATATCTGAGGCAAAGCACTTAGCCATCGAAGCCTCCACGGTAGCTCGACCCTGACGGGCATCAATGGCCTGGGCTGAATTGTAAACCATCAGCCGGGCTGCATGGATCTTCATGGCCATATCTGCCAACATAAATTGAATTCCCTGGAACTGTCCAATAGGCTGTCCAAATTGTTTTCGTTCCTTACTGTACTTTAAAGCCAAATCAAAGGCAGCCTGGGCAATTCCAACCGCCTGGGCTCCTACACTGGGCCGGGTCATATCCAGGGTTTTCATGGCCACCTTAAACCCTTCTCCTTCCGAGCCTAGCATTTCATCCTTATGGACCCGACAGTTTTCAAAATGGAGAGCTACTGTAGAAGAACCCCGAATTCCCAGTTTTAACTCTTTCTTCCCCACCCGAAATCCCGGGGTTTTACTGTCCACAATAAAAGCACTAATTCCTTTGGCTCCCTTGGTTTTATCGGTCTTAGCAAAGACAATGACGTAATCGGCTATATCCCCATTGGTGATCCACTGTTTCTGGCCGTTCAGCACATAGTAATCTCCCTCCCGGTCTGCCGTAGTTTGCATGCTGGCCACATCAGAACCCGAATTAGGTTCGCTTAAGGCAAATGCGAAAATCTTCTCACCGGTAGCCGATTTCGGCAGGTATTTCCGTTTTTGCTCTTCATTTCCGTCTAAAATGATGGGATAGGTTCCCAGAGATTGATCAGCTATAAACGTGCCCGTAGCCGCACACGCCCTGGAGATCTCTTCAACCACAATGGCAAAAGCCAGCCGGGACATACCGGTTCCGCCATACTCCGGCGGGATATACATACCAAACAACCCGTGCTCTGCCATCACACGGATATTTTCCGGCGGTATTTGCTCTTTCTCATCGGCTTCCCGAGCTCTCGGTGCAATTTCACTTTGGGCCAGCTTCCGAACCATTTCTTGAATCATTCTTTCATCCTCACTGAGGGGATAATACATCATACCATCCATTGTCCGTT containing:
- a CDS encoding TIGR02281 family clan AA aspartic protease, translating into MTPSFRYLLGVVLWGFIIICPVFGEVYRWKDANGKYVYTTTLPTGRVENVEVKRGDNWLPYQAELVSSEYRPNRTVIGFERRGSAILIEVLLNNQLTKKFIVDTGATYTVISSATARELGITPSPSTVKTTLQTANGKVTVPLIKVNSIKVGELEVRNVETALHDGLDPSNEVDGLLGLSFLNKFRVTVDSSQGHLILERNSDRSPESITGSEEDCVTAREMIQKGRTLNNGSDEEASFYKKALELCKQAVEAHYYLGVVYFKQKKYPSALIEAQELLKTNSYLPEARYMLAVIYTAQGNYQQAEIELRRVLELDPNHENARNLLGQILVHK
- a CDS encoding acyl-CoA dehydrogenase: MMYYPLSEDERMIQEMVRKLAQSEIAPRAREADEKEQIPPENIRVMAEHGLFGMYIPPEYGGTGMSRLAFAIVVEEISRACAATGTFIADQSLGTYPIILDGNEEQKRKYLPKSATGEKIFAFALSEPNSGSDVASMQTTADREGDYYVLNGQKQWITNGDIADYVIVFAKTDKTKGAKGISAFIVDSKTPGFRVGKKELKLGIRGSSTVALHFENCRVHKDEMLGSEGEGFKVAMKTLDMTRPSVGAQAVGIAQAAFDLALKYSKERKQFGQPIGQFQGIQFMLADMAMKIHAARLMVYNSAQAIDARQGRATVEASMAKCFASDIAMEVTIDAVQIFGGYGYSREYPVERLMRDAKITQIYEGTNQIQRVIIAENLLRE